A genome region from Bufo gargarizans isolate SCDJY-AF-19 chromosome 2, ASM1485885v1, whole genome shotgun sequence includes the following:
- the LOC122925601 gene encoding uncharacterized protein LOC122925601, with protein MVACSAAAEPRPTGVTLLCLGTPCLAQLQTFPPGVARTECRERLFWIWLDQTFIGSSIWQLEALNNTGYLDVIHGNRAPQCGYTITKDVYGNMEVRISFLGCWVENKNDRQFDVKVQFRVNQTKIYPVSMSCTPSQSWDVREIVCEENYMEVSVTRIIPAVILNLISLTEPVMGIPQRWKVWFNSSNVPISAVNAIDRGFGVNATMSRVVFRAPYNTSETRVLAIGNLHLDVIASTMLYTQTLLRIIVDTTIACPKDPPVFMDTAFSWLSPAVLSPLISGEVINNMFTVGINGYLLNETEVKTYKYILSYDEQKVNVTIPYGASGGYIESDIVNNTYVTRYSIHLLLKRHWVGIENDDSTTHTSYKPIVAPAVVHNTVFLDHTIKENLYFNVSLGNFYADMDIQSFVIHGAPLNLAELGPRRMTVMTATVSNNTHAFYLTVPFSDPLVEQTYVGGYKRRYRLYVTYILILVPKNKNLTRTYVVDCVIQDAVPPTINGFCEKDRLVINAIRGNMDYDWVPYIRDLPLNDALIASQNITVQNSVTLLHIEVPSTAVGLIYEEVNLENSAVHLDFTLRNPRTLQIQASYKLYCQFPTRPLLCLSNGTMIALIDSTVTKPAFDAQKAHLRDPTCTPQSATSKKALFNFVAYSCGTTSRFDNDYLVYENEVTFDRQVLLPQQPIISRDSSYRLTVRCRYPVRDTLWLSGQYRTEGIKSGLEQTQARVLRRRARTHVAELKLAKDGNLTAFYQNGDFPVSVQSNDVLHFQADVQSPEPMAAIKDCWATTFPVQDGIKWWDLIVDGCGAVAEAFSTEVQTSPDLLPRFKVKIHEAPSSQFFVHCKVIICDGSTQPESCPTTCNQTERLMDKRAVPLPTELVSVGPLQILTHSSGVVYQHVGGETSQSTLSWVLPLGLAVIFAFTVGAIFLTIRLFTQ; from the exons ATGGTCGCCTGTAGTGCAGCCGCAGAGCCACGGCCAACTGG agtgaCCCTGCTCTGTCTGGGCACCCCCTGCTTGGCACAACTTCAGACTTTCCCCCCAG GTGTTGCCAGGACAGAATGTCGGGAGCGATTGTTCTGGATTTGGTTGGACCAAACCTTCATCGGGTCTAGTATCTGGCAGCTGGAGGCACTGA ATAATACCGGATATTTGGACGTGATTCATGGAAACCGGGCACCACAATGCGGCTACACAATTACCAAAGACGTGTATGGCAACATGGAAGTCAGGATATCCTTTCTTGGCTGCTGGGTGGAGAATAAA AATGACAGGCAGTTTGATGTAAAGGTGCAGTTCAGGGTAAACCAAACCAAAATTTATCCAGTGTCCATGTCCTGTACGCCTTCTCAATCCTGGGATGTGAGGGAGATTGTTTGTGAGGAAAACTACATGGAG gtGTCAGTTACTAGGATTATACCAGCAGTGATATTAAACCTCATTTCTCTAACTGAACCTGTG ATGGGAATCCCTCAAAGGTGGAAAGTTTGGTTCAACAGCTCTAATGTACCTATTTCAGCTGTAAATGCCATCGACAGAGGCTTTGGGGTCAATGCCACAATGTCCAGGGTGGTGTTCAGAGCCCCATACAACACCTCAGAAACTCGGGTTTTGGCG ATCGGTAACCTTCACCTTGATGTCATTGCGAGTACTATGTTGTATACTCAAACACTCCTCCGGATCATCGTGGACACAACAATTGCATGTCCAAAAG ATCCTCCGGTATTTATGGACACTGCATTCTcctggctatctccagcagtactTAGCCCTCTAATCAGTGGAGAAGTCATCAATAACATGTTTACTGTAGGAATCAATGGATACCTCTTAAACGAAACCGAAGTTAAGACCTACAAATACATATTAAGTTATGATGAGCAAAAAGTGAACGTTACCATTCCATATGGTGCTTCTGGGGGCTATATTGAG AGTGATATTGTTAACAACACCTATGTGACCAGATACAGTATTCACCTCCTCCTTAAGCGCCACTGGGTGGGTATTGAGAATGATGACTCTACCACACATACATCTTACAAACCAATTGTTGCACCAGCGGTTGTACACAATACAGTTTTTCTAGACC ACACCATTAAAGAAAATCTCTACTTCAATGTGTCCCTGGGCAACTTCTACGCTGATATGGACATACAGTCCTTCGTCATCCATGGTGCACCTCTTAATCTTGCTGAATTGGGGCCGAGACGGATGACTGTTATGACTGCCACAGTGTCCAACAACACTCATGCCTTCTACCTCACGGTGCCCTTCTCGGACCCTCTTGTGGAACAGACG TATGTTGGCGGCTATAAAAGACGGTATAGACTGTACGTGACATATATACTAATCCTTGTGCCCAAAAATAAGAACTTAACACGCACTTATGTGGTGGACTGTGTGATCCAGGATGCTG TGCCACCAACAATCAATGGTTTCTGTGAGAAGGATCGGCTGGTCATTAATGCAATTAGAGGAAATATGGACTATGACTGGGTTCCATACATTCGGGACCTCCCTCTGAATGATGCCCTTATCGCTTCCCAGAATATCACTGTCCAGAATTCAGTGACTCTCCTACACATTGAGGTGCCATCTACTGCTGTTGGCTTGATCTATGAG GAAGTCAATTTGGAAAACTCAGCTGTTCATCTAGACTTCACGCTACGAAACCCCCGAACACTACAAATACAGGCCTCTTATAAACTATATTGCCAGTTCCCTACAAGGCCTCTAC TCTGCCTCTCCAATGGTACAATGATTGCGCTCATTGACAGCACAGTCACCAAACCTGCATTTGATGCCCAGAAAGCCCACTTAAGGGATCCTACCTGCACTCCTCAGAGCGCTACTTCTAAGAAGGCCCTCTTTAACTTTGTGGCCTATTCATGTGGGACCACAAGTCGG TTTGACAATGACTACCTGGTGTATGAGAACGAAGTGACGTTTGATCGACAAGTCCTGttaccacagcaaccaatcatttCCAGAGATTCTTCATACAG ATTGACGGTGCGCTGTAGATACCCAGTAAGAGACACCTTGTGGTTGAGTGGTCAATACAGAACAGAGGGCATCAAGTCAGGACTTGAGCAGACTCAGGCAAGAG TGTTACGGAGGAGAGCCAGAactcatgtagcagagctgaaactGGCCAAGG ATGGAAATCTTACAGCCTTTTATCAGAATGGAGACTTCCCTGTCTCAGTGCAGTCCAACGATGTCCTTCACTTCCAGGCAGATGTGCAAAGTCCAGAGCCTATGGCTGCAATCAAAGACTGTTGGGCTACAACATTTCCTGTCCAAGATGGAATCAAATGGTGGGATCTTATTGTGGATGG ATGTGGTGCAGTAGCAGAAGCCTTCTCCACAGAGGTCCAGACCTCCCCAGACTTGTTGCCCAGATTCAAGGTGAAGATTCATGAAGCCCCATCTAGTCAG ttttttgtCCACTGTAAGGTTATAATCTGTGATGGCTCCACACAGCCTGAGAGCTGCCCCACAACCTGCAACCAGACTGAGCGCCTCATGG ataaaAGAGCTGTCCCTCTGCCAACTGAGCTGGTATCTGTTGGTCCTCTCCAGATCCTGACACATTCCAGTGGTGTGGTCTATCAGCATGTTG GTGGAGAGACTTCCCAGTCTACATTGTCCTGGGTGCTGCCACTTGGCCTTGCTGTTATATTTGCTTTTACTGTTGGCGCAATCTTCCTTACAATTCGCCTATTTAcacagtaa